From Maribacter dokdonensis DSW-8, the proteins below share one genomic window:
- a CDS encoding type I restriction enzyme HsdR N-terminal domain-containing protein, with protein MQPLNFPSYTFRVKNSENRPLIFDEIRKKFIVLTPEEWVRQHVVKFLIQEKNYPISHINVEKQITLNGLKKRYDIVVFKPDGKLDILVECKAPEITISQNTFDQIAQYNFKLNANYLMVTNGLAHYYCQMDFVAEKYQFMQEIPDFSR; from the coding sequence ATGCAGCCACTAAATTTTCCCAGCTACACTTTCAGGGTCAAAAATAGCGAAAATAGACCCTTAATATTTGACGAAATACGTAAAAAATTTATAGTACTTACTCCAGAAGAATGGGTAAGGCAGCATGTGGTAAAATTCTTGATACAAGAAAAAAATTATCCGATCAGTCATATCAACGTTGAAAAGCAGATTACCTTGAACGGGTTAAAAAAAAGATATGATATAGTAGTATTTAAGCCAGATGGAAAATTAGATATACTTGTAGAGTGTAAAGCACCGGAAATTACCATTTCCCAAAATACATTTGATCAGATTGCACAATACAATTTTAAACTTAACGCCAACTACCTAATGGTCACTAACGGACTCGCACATTATTACTGTCAAATGGACTTTGTTGCGGAAAAATATCAATTCATGCAGGAAATTCCTGATTTTAGCCGTTAA
- the holA gene encoding DNA polymerase III subunit delta: MDEAVQIVNAIKKGQISPIYFLYGEEAYFIDKISDFIGAKVLTEEEKGFNQMVLYGKDVSIDDIVGNAKRYPMMAERQVVIVKEAQHLSRTIEDLCAYAENPQRTTVLVMCYKYKKLDKRKKLHKIIKKNGVIFESKKLYENQVSDWLRKHLLGHGYTISHKASLLLIEYLGTDLGKISKELEKLKLVLPKETEINPQHIEEHIGISKDYNNFELKRAIGDRDIVKATKIINYFAQNPKDNPFILTITLLHSFFTQLLQYHALSDHSPKNVASTLRINPYFVKEIQTAARNYPMKKVSAIISSLREMDLKGKGVGASPMKEADLLKELLYKIV, translated from the coding sequence ATGGATGAAGCTGTACAAATAGTCAATGCGATCAAGAAAGGACAAATAAGTCCTATTTACTTCTTATATGGCGAAGAGGCGTATTTTATTGATAAAATATCAGATTTTATTGGTGCTAAAGTGTTGACGGAAGAAGAGAAAGGCTTTAACCAAATGGTACTTTATGGAAAAGATGTTTCTATAGACGATATTGTTGGTAACGCCAAGCGCTATCCAATGATGGCAGAAAGACAAGTGGTAATAGTAAAAGAAGCCCAACACCTTTCTAGAACTATAGAGGATCTATGTGCCTATGCAGAAAATCCGCAGCGAACAACCGTCCTTGTTATGTGCTATAAATATAAAAAGCTTGATAAGCGTAAAAAGTTACACAAGATCATTAAAAAGAACGGTGTAATCTTTGAGAGTAAAAAGTTATACGAAAATCAAGTGAGTGACTGGCTTAGAAAGCATCTTTTAGGGCATGGCTATACCATTTCCCATAAAGCTTCATTGTTATTGATAGAATATCTGGGTACGGATTTAGGGAAAATCAGTAAAGAATTAGAAAAACTAAAACTGGTTCTTCCTAAGGAGACAGAAATTAATCCTCAGCATATTGAAGAACATATAGGCATAAGTAAGGATTATAATAATTTTGAATTAAAACGGGCCATTGGTGATAGGGATATAGTAAAAGCTACTAAAATCATTAATTACTTTGCTCAAAATCCTAAGGATAACCCGTTTATATTGACAATAACCTTATTACATTCATTTTTTACCCAACTGTTACAATATCATGCGCTAAGTGATCATTCTCCTAAGAATGTAGCCAGTACATTGCGTATTAATCCATATTTTGTAAAGGAAATACAGACGGCAGCTAGAAATTACCCTATGAAAAAAGTAAGTGCTATTATTTCCAGTCTACGGGAAATGGATCTTAAGGGTAAAGGTGTAGGGGCAAGCCCAATGAAAGAGGCTGATCTGCTAAAAGAACTTCTTTATAAAATAGTTTAG
- a CDS encoding DoxX family protein produces the protein MKNTLLKDIGLAFFRIAVSAMMLTHGLPKFQKLISGDFQFADPFGIGATPSLFLAVIGEFVCPILIIIGFKTRLAAIPPAITMAVAAFVAHGADDFSTKEKAVFYLVAFITISLLGPGKFGIDKR, from the coding sequence ATGAAAAACACCTTATTAAAAGATATTGGTTTAGCTTTTTTTAGAATTGCTGTTTCTGCAATGATGCTAACTCATGGACTTCCAAAATTCCAAAAATTAATTTCAGGAGATTTTCAATTTGCAGACCCATTTGGTATAGGAGCTACGCCTTCATTATTTTTAGCCGTTATTGGTGAATTTGTTTGTCCTATTTTGATCATTATCGGTTTTAAAACACGATTAGCGGCAATTCCACCAGCCATTACTATGGCGGTAGCAGCTTTTGTTGCTCACGGTGCAGATGATTTCAGTACAAAAGAAAAGGCTGTTTTCTATCTGGTTGCATTTATTACCATTTCTTTATTGGGACCAGGAAAATTTGGTATCGATAAAAGATAG